One window of Metopolophium dirhodum isolate CAU chromosome 3, ASM1992520v1, whole genome shotgun sequence genomic DNA carries:
- the LOC132940243 gene encoding uncharacterized protein LOC132940243, which translates to MFDVDKFIKCIHNNNAIWETSSKQYMDKNMKTQSWVNVGQAVYEDWDELSTTEKDDRVKYLKNRWRHIRDGYSKFLNHGKKGKSAKKKKFAYSKSLTFLQQVLIKRKTSSNIENRENKDNEDNISIGENEIENTEEPLSTPMASTSDAARSSITYITAEKKRTYLNPFKTALLECFADSLSNENDIDPDKAFLLSILPDYKSLDRAKKLDFRQYILDFFKNQNSSTQ; encoded by the exons atgtttgatgtggataaattcattaaatgtattcataataataatgcgatTTGGGAGACAAGTTCGAAACAATATATGGACAAGAATATGAAAACCCAAAGTTGGGTAAATGTTGGACAAGCTGTCTATGAAGACTGGGACGAGTTATCAACAACTGAAAAAGATGACCGAG ttaaatatttgaaaaatcgtTGGAGGCATATACGCGATGGgtattctaaatttttaaaccatggtaaaaaaggaaaatcagccaagaaaaaaaaatttgcttaCTCAAAATCCTTAACGTTTTTACAACAGGTTCTAATAAAAAGAAA AACGTCAAGTAACATAGAAAATCGTGAAAATAAAGATAACGAGGACAATATTTCGATAGGtgaaaatgaaatagaaaataCTGAAGAACCGTTATCAACGCCAATGGCTTCAACTTCTGACGCAGCTCGTTCAAGCATAACATATATTACCGcggaaaaaaaaagaacatacCTTAATCCTTTTAAAACCGCATTACTGGAATGTTTTGCAGATTCCCTAAGTAACGAAAATGATATCGACCCTGATAAGGCATTTCTTCTTTCCATCTTACCGGATTATAAAAGTTTGGATCGAgcaaaaaaattagattttcgtcaatatattttagacttttttaaaaatcaaaactccTCTACTCAATAG